The segment TATCCTGAAGCGTGCCGTCCTCGTTGAACTTGCGGCGGCAAATCGAGCTCAGAATGATCACTTCGGCCCCTTTGGCTTGGGCTTCTTGAGCGAAACGGCGTAGATTGCTCGCATAGCCGTCCCAAGGAGCGGCGTAGCGCGAGGGATCGTGGCTCTTCTGGTCGTTGTGGCCAAATTCCACTATCAGAACGTCGCCTGCTTCAAGCTCCCCCAACGCCTCCTGCCAACGACCTTCGTCGATGAAGCTCTTGCTGCTGCGACCGTTGAGGGCTCGATTCGAAACGGAAACTCCGTCTTCGAAAAACGACTGCAACGCTTCGGCCCAACCGGTTTCGGGACGCCGATCGGCCTCTTTCTGGGCAGCGGTGGAATCACCGATCACCACAATGGAAATCGGATCGGCCTGCGGCTTGGCCTGAAGACCTTGGACGCCCATCAAGCACAATGACGCAGCGAGGAGAAAAACGAACCTGAGCAATGGCATGAGCGATAGCTTGGCAGGCTTTTCCCCAACGCGCCAGCACATCGTTAGAAAACGAAACAGGCGCGGCTGACGCCGCGCCTGTTCACTACGAATGAATAGAATCTATAAAAGACCTACTAGAACAAAAAGTCGTTGATGATCTGTTCGTAGCGTTCCTGCTTGCCGCTGATGAGCTTTGGCTCGCCACCGTTTTTGCCGATCTCGTAAACGTCTTCCAAGGTGAGCTCGCCCTTTTCGAAAGCGGCGCCCTTGCCGGAGTCGAAGCTCGCGTAGCGTTCCTTGCGCATGCCCGGAAGCTTGGAATCGTTGAGCACCTTCTCCGCGATCAGGGCAGCGCGAGCGAACGCGTCCATGCCTGCGACGTGAGCGATGAAGATATCTTCGAGATCCGTGCTGTTGCGACGGGTCTTGGCGTCGAAGTTCACGCCACCGCCTTGCAGACCGCCAGCGCGGAGGAATACCAACATCGCTTCGGTGAGCTCGTTGATGTTCATGGCGAACTGGTCAGTGTCCCAACCGTTCTGGTAGTCGCCGCGATTGGCGTCGATGCTGCCGAGCAATCCAGCGTCCGCAGCTACCTGCAGCTCGTGCTCGAAGGTGTGGCCAGCGAGGGTCGCGTGGTTCACTTCGATGTTGATCTTGAAGTCGTCGAGCAAGTCGTACTGACGCAGGAAGCCGATCACGGTTTCGCAGTCGAAGTCGTACTGGTGCTTGGAAGGCTCTGCTGGCTTCGGCTCGATGAAGAAGGTTCCCTTGAAGCCGTTCTTGCGAGCGTAGTCGCGAGCGAGCGTCAGCATGCGAGCAAGGTGCTCCTTCTCGCGCTTCATGTCGGTGTTGAGCAAGGACATGTAGCCTTCGCGGCCGCCCCAGAAAACGTAGTTTTCACCACCGAGAGCGATGGTCGCGTCGATCGCGTTCTTCAGCTGAGCGCCTGCGTAGGCGACCGTGGCGAAGTCCGGATTGGTGGAGGCGCCGTTCATGTAGCGCGGGTTGCTGAAGAGGTTGGCGGTACCCCAGAGCAGTTTCACGCCAGAAGCGGACATCTTCTCTTTCACGTACTCGACGGCAGCCTTCAGATTGGCTTCCGACTCGGAGAAGGTCGCGCCCTCTTCCACCATGTCGACATCGTGGAAACAGAAGTAGGGAGCTCCAATCTTCGTGATGAACTCGAACGCGGCGTCGGCCTTGTTCTTGGCGCGCTCCACGGCGTTTGCGCCTTCAGACCATGGGAAAACCTTGGTGCCAGGGCCGAAGGGGTCTCCACCCACTCCGCAGAAGGTATGCCAGTAGGCGATGGAGAACTTGAACAGGTCCTTCATCTTCTTGCCGCAAACTTCCTGATCCGGGTTGTACCACTTAAAAGCGAGCGGATTGTCGCTGTCGCGACCTTCGAACTTAATCTCCCCAATGCCTGGGAAGTACTCTTTGTCTCCTGTGATGATGCTCATATGCGATGATGATTTGTTAAATCGATGGGGGTTTGAAGGTTAGGTTTCTTAAGAGAGTTTTGCGTGCAGCGCCGACTTCCAGCGCTCGTAGGCTTCGGAGTAAGCTCCGCTTTTCGGCTCGATCGTTCCGACCTGCTTCAAGGAGGAGAACGCTTCCTCCAGCGATCCGTAGACGCCTGCTCCCACGCCCGCTCCGCGAGCAGCTCCCAGGGAGCCATCCGTCTCGTAAAGCTCGATCCCAGCTCCGCTCACGCCGGCCAGGGTTTCGCAAAATAGCGGACTGAGGAACATGTTGGCCTTGCCGGCCCGAATTTTGGTGATGTCCAGCCCAAGCGGCTTCATCAGCTCGATGCCGTACTGGAAGGAGAACACGATGCCCTCCTGCAAGGCCCGGCAAAGGTGACCGCGTCCGTGGCGATTGAAATCGAGTCCGGCCATGCTGGCGCCTGGATTGCGGTTGCAAAGCACGCGCTCGGCTCCGTTGCCGAACGGCAAGGCGGTGAGGCCTTCGGATCCCACCGGCACCGCTTCCGCGAGCTTATTCATCTCGGGATAGGAAAGCCCGCCAAGCATGCGGCGTGTCCACGAATTGAAAATGCCAGTGCCATTGATGCACAGCAGAACGCCCAAGCGCGGCGCCTCTGCGGTGTGATTGACGTGGAGAAAGGTGTTCACGCGGGACTGCGGATCGTATTTCACCTGGTCGGTGACGCCGTAAACGACACCGGAAGTGCCTGCGGTCGCGGCGATTTCGCCAGGTTGCAGCACGTTGAGCGACAGAGCGTTGTTAGGCTGATCGCCCGCTCGATAAGCGACTGGAGTGCCTGCATGTAGACCGAAGTCGTCCGCCGCCTTCTTCGTAAGCTTCGCTTGTACCGAAAATGTGGGTACGACCTCGGGAATGAGATCAGGGGAAAACCCGGACTGCTCCAACAGAAAATCGCAGATCTGATTGTTCTTGAAATCCCAGAAAATTCCTTCCGAGAGGCCCGACGCGGTGGTCTGCGCCTCGCCCGTCAGCTTCATGGCCAGCCAATCGCCCGGGAGCATGACCTTGTCGATCTTAGCGTAGATCTCCGGCTGGTTCTCCTTAACCCAAGCCAGCTTCATCGCAGTGAAATTGCCGGGAGAGTTCAGCAAATGCGCTAGGCACTTTTCGCCTCCGATGGCATCGAACGCGGCTTGTCCATAGCTGACGGCGCGACTGTCGCACCAGATAATAGCGGGCCGAAGCACTTCCTTCGCCTTGTCGACGCAAACCAGGCCATGCATCTGATAGGAGATACCGATGCCTTCCACGGACTCGCCAGTGATGCGGGCAGCGGTCATCGCCTCGCGAACCGCGATGCGGGCGTTGTCATACCAGGTCTGCGGATCCTGCTCGGCGAAACCCGCTTGCGGGGATTCGATGACCAGCTCCTCCTTGGGAGCGAACGCGTCACCTACGCAAGCGCCAGTCTCTATGTCTAGCACAGCGGCCTTCACGGAAGAGCTGCCAACGTCGATACCAATCAAATAAGCCATGTCGGGAAGTGAATCTGGGTTAACTCGTAAAATGGGGAGGGTCGGGAGTATCGCATGATTCTCGAAATTTCGCCTTTAAAATCCGCTCAAATACTAGCATTATTTTCTCACTCTTTCTTCTGACGCAAAAATCGAGCCGCTACGTTTTGTCTTTCAACATCTTACGTAGCGCAAAAAACTCGTAAGTTCGCGTACTAAAGGAAAGACCGCAGCGTAAATGGAGGAACAGAAGCATTAAGAACCCATCAACCGAGTTAATTCAAGGTATTGTCGCGGAGGGAATTAACTACTTCGACGATCCGCAGTACCCCCTCACCGCGCGCCGCGTGAAATCTGGGCAGGAGCACAAGATCACCCACGAGCACGACCTCACGGAGGTCCGGCATACGCACGACTTTTGCGAACTCGCTCTCATCACCAAGGGAAGCGCCATGCATTGGCTCGAAGGGGCGGAGTTCCCCATTTCGGCTGGCGACGTCTTCGTGCTCCAAGGCAAGCAGGCCCACTACTACTACGACCTGCAAGGGCTGGAGATGATCAACATCATGTACGATCCCAGCCAACTGAACCTCCCTGAGAATCGTCTCAGAAAGATCCCCGGCTATCGAGCCCTCTTCTTGCTCGAACCGCTTTTTCGCAAGCAGCACAAGTTCACCAGCCACCTCCACCTCCGCCGCTCCTCGCTGGCCCATTGCGAGCGCATCGCCAGCGAGCTGGAAACGGAAATCCACGAGCAGCAGGAAGGCTACGAAGTAGCGATGTTCAGCAAGTTCGTCGAGCTGGTCGTCTATCTGTCGCGCTTGTACCACAAGTCGGAATCCACCAACGCGGAAGCCCTTCTGCGCGTGGCGAAGGTGATCGGATCCATCGAAGACGAGTTTGCGAGGCCTTGGAAAATCGAGGACTTCGCCGCCATGGCCCACATGTCGCGCAGCAACTTCATGCGCGTCTTTCGCACCGCCACCGGACAGACGCCGATCGACTACTTGCTCAATCTGCGCATCCAAAAATCAACTACGCTGCTCACTCGCACGAACCGACCCGTTTCCGAAATCGCGTTCGAGGTCGGCTTCAATGACAGCAACTACTTCTCGCGTCAGTTCAAACGAGCGCATGGCACCTCGCCTTTGAGCTACCGCAGAGCTCACTAAAAAGGCGCTCCCTAAAAAGGGCGCCCGATGGGATCGAAGAGCTACGCGACGCAAACTAGGCGTTGCTGTCCTGCTCGATCCTTTTGCGCAAGCTGGACGGCACGAAACTATCCGCGAGAAATCCAAGAGCTCCCTTAGCGTCCGAAAGAACGTACTCGATCTCCTGATCCAGCGGATTCTTCCAACCGGCGCCCATCTCCAGCAGGTTGTCGCCTAAGTCCTCCACCGTCTCGACCGACGCGTCGTCCGGCAACGCTTGCACGATCTGGGTGGCGGTCTCCACGTCTTGACGATGGCTCATCCAGTTCTGCACGGCATAAATGGCGATGGCGCAGGCGATGGCTCCGGACCCGATGGATCGAACCCACGGAACCCAAGCGGAGGAAGCTGGGGCGTCCTCTTCCTTGCGAGCGAGTTCCGCAGCATAGTCCTCCCGCGTGATTTGCGTCATCACGCGATTCGCCATGCCTTCGCATTCCCACGCCGTATTCGACGTTTCGCTACGCTTTCGCAAGCAGCGAGTCAGCTCGTCACCGCGGCGAAGCTCCTCCTCGAGCGCATTATCCTTAGAGCAAGCGGCTCGCAGCCACTTCGGCAGCGGCTTGTCGCTCGCCTGATACCAGTTGATTAGAAATCTGTTGATCGCTTGTTTCATACCTGTTCCTCCCTTCCGGCGGACTTTCTCATCTTCTTGAGCTGGTTTCGGGCTCTGAAGAGGATGATCTTAACATTGGTCTGGGACTTTCCCAGAATGCGCGAAATCTCCTCGATCGAAAGGTCGTCGACGTATTTCAGGGTCAAGGCCTCTCGAAAAACCGGTTTCAGCGAAGTCGCCGCCTCCCAGACCCAGGAAAGTTCGTCCTCCTGCGAGGCCTCCTCGTCTGGCGTCTGCGACGTTTCGACTAGATCGTACTCCAGCGACTCGGTCGGCTTGGTATCGCGGAAATGGTTGTAGGCGGTGCGGCGGGCGATGGTGTAAAGCCAGGTGGAAAAGCTGTAACGATTGTCGTAGCGGTGCAGGTTCCGGTAAGCCTTCACAAACGTATCCTGCACCAGATCCTCCGCATCCTGGCGGTTCCGAGTGTAGCGATAGAGGAAGTTGCACAGCCGCGCCTGATGCTCGCTCACCAGAGCGGCGAAATCGGAACGCGTCATCACGTCTCCGTTGGGAGTCGTGCTTCGTTCGCTTACGTTTTGAGCAGCGCTGGCCACTGGTTCGATTCCTGTCAAAAAGCTGGCTACGTCGTTCATGATCCGCGGGCGCTGCACTCCTGGCAACACTCGATCGCGGATCGCGCGAGTTCTTGCGTAGGTGCGATACGCGTTTCCTGGTTTGACTTTGCGGGCGCGGAGCTGGAGCGCGGCTGGGCCTTCTCCTGAGGCGCCGCTTGCTGATGGCCTTCCTGAGCTTCCGTAGGCCGTCCGGCTCCATGGGCCTTGCCACCCTTTTCCTGGATGATGTCCGAAAGCAAATCCCTCACCTTCTCCACTGGATACCTAAAATCGATCGATACCCAGCTCCTACCCTGCTCCACCTGCACGCGATTCACCACATCCATCAGCCCTTCGTTCTCTACTTGAGCGAATGAAGCCAAAGCCAGCATGCCTTGCACGATTCGGTAGAGCTGCGTCGAGACCTCTGGTCCGGAGGTGGATAGCACGAGATTGGCTCGAAAATCCTCCTTGTCCTCGCCGATGGAGAGCTGGCCGCCCTTGGTCTTCTGCAAAATGCGAGCCTGCGGCGGCATGTTTTTCAGTCCATCGAGCCCGGTTGCCGTGGCGATGAGAAAGAAGCCCTCCTCCTCGTTCAACAGCAGGCCGCTCGGATCGTTCTCCAGACTGGCCGATTTTCCTTGCACCACCTGATAGGCCGCTTCGATCTGCTCGTACTGCTTGCTCGCGATGAGCAGCTTCTTGTTCGGAAAGGCGAAATAGAGTTCCTCGTCGAGCACGTAGGAGGCGAACGGGCGGTCTTCCACCCGCTTGAAATTGATCTCGGAATCCTCCTGCAGCTCTTGGTGCGCGATGAATCCATCGAAAATAGTCTGCAGGCGCTCGCCGGTCTCCACCAGCAGCACCCCATCAATCTCCCCGCTCTCCACTCCCAAGGTTTCGCCGTAGGCGGTGACGGAATGGATCTCAGCGAGCAGTTGGTCGATATCCACCGTCACCGATCCCTGATTGTTCCGGGCGATCTCCTCCTTGAGATGACCGATCGCCATCCCGCTGAGCGATGCCTTCATCACTTGCTCCATGTCTATGTGGGCGAGCCACTTAGCATCCTTGGCAACGTTAGATTTCTCGAGTGGCGCCGCGATGATTGCTTGAGCCGCAATACAGGCTCCCGCGAAAAGTCGTCCTACTAATTTGATGCTAGTCATATTCGTTTGGTGTTATGTCCGTTTATTCACGAACACGTAGCATTCGGTTACGCCCTTTTTGAGAAAGCGGCTGCTCATCCTTCCTTGTCTCCGCCTACCGAATAAACCGAGCGCAAAAAGACGAAGGCTCCCAGCAGCAGGGCGACAGCTGAAATGATCGCCATGGCCAGCAAACTCCCTCCCAGCGCCCCGAAGGCGGCCGAAAGCTCGCTATAGCTTACCGGAGTGAGCACGTCCTTCACGTGGGCGGATACCGCAAGGCCGCGGGCGCCGGTGGGCAAGGCTCCCAGTCCAAGCTCCACGAAGGAAAAATAGAAAAGTCCGAATACCACATACTTGGCGGAAAACGCGCCGACTCCGATTGCGATGGCGGTGAAAGCGAAAGCCGCTCCCAGACCGCAGACCCAAAGAAGCGAAAGATCCAGAAAATCGACCGCTACCCCGCGGGCGAACGCCACCAAGGAAAGAGCGAGCAGAAAGCCCGCGACCTGCACCATGACCTGCAGCAAGCTGCTGGCGTAGAACGCTAAATACAAGCTCCCCTTGCTGGCCTGACGAGTCCAGAGGTATTCGATGGTACCCTCCTTCAACTCGGACCGCAGCGTCTCGCCACCCTTGGTCAGGCAGTAGACCGGAAGGAACTTCAAGGCGAACACCGAAATCGCGACCCACCAGAAGCGCTCCGTATCGCCAGGCCTGATCACCATCCAAAGAATCGCGAGGGCGATGGCGAAGGAAACGGCCAGACGCGTCAGCGAAGCCCCCGTGGAGAGCTCCCTGATTCGCATCAGCAGCAGCGCCCGCATGGCTTCCGCCAATCCTGCAGATCCAAGGGTTTGCCGCGTCATCGTGTCATCCTTTCGAAAATGCTGCTCAATGAGCGGTTCTTGTTGCGCAGAGAATAGATTTCGATCGTCGAGCATTCCGCCAGCAAGCGCGGCCAGTCCTCGAAAAACGACTCCGGACGCTTCACCCATACCGTCAGTTCGTCCTGCTCGCTGAGATAGCCACGGATCGCCCCGCTTTCCTGCAGGTGGGAGGCGAGTCGAATCGGATCGCTGCATCGGATGGAAATCTCGTCCGACCATTGCGTCATCGCTTCGCGTATCTCCAACTGACTCCCAGAGGCCAGCACGCGCCCCCAGTTCAGAATCAGAAAGCCTCCGCAGAGAAACTCCAGCTCGTGCAGGATGTGGCTGGAGATCAAAATGCTCGCCCCAGACAGAGAGAGCTCTTTGAGGATCTCCCCAAACTCCGCACGTCCCATGGGATCAAGACCGTTCATCGGTTCGTCCAGTATGACCAGCTCCGGATCATGCATGATGGCTTGAGCCAGCTTCACCCTCTGCTTCATGCCCTTCGAATAGGCTCCGATGGGCTTGCTCCAATGCGACGAGTCCAGTCGCGCTCGCTCCAGAGCCGCTTCCGCAGCATTCTTCGTATCCTTCCAACGGATACCGGAGAGCGACGCCAACGACCTCAGCCAGTCGACAGGTTTTAGATCCTTTGGAACCTGCTCGCGCTCAGGGCAGTAGCCGATGCGTTTCAACAGAGCTGCATTGTTGCGCGGCGACTCGCCAAAGACCGACAGTTCTCCTGACGATGGCGCGAGCTGTCCCGTCACCAGCTTGATCAACGTGCTCTTACCCGCTCCGTTCGGCCCCACCAATCCGGTAATGCCGCTAGAAACGTCGAAGGTGACGTTGTTCAATCCGAGAACCACGCCGTAGAAGCAGCTCAGTTCCTTCGCCTCGATGATCGCGCTCATGACTGACGTATCCTCTTGTTGACGACCACGATGCTGGCGACGCTCAAAAGCGAGAGAACGATGATCGGCACCAGAAATTCGCCGTTGGTTAGCGGCAATTCCTCCAGCTCCATGTTGTCGGTCGCCCCGGCAAACAATCCTGGAAAAAACGGGAGCATTCCCTGAGCATCGCTGATTAGATCTGGGATGCGATAAAGCGAATTGGACAGGCTCTCCAAGGCGTCGAAAGGATCGATATAACCTAAAACTGGCGAGACCAAGCCGACCGCGTCCGAAATGATGTCGAGCACGAGCAGCCCCAAAATCCAGTAGACCACAGCGGTTCCCGTCTTTTTCGCTAAGGAGGAGACCATTAGGGTGAAGCAGCTCAGCGTGACCACCGCCACCAGCCCCAAAGCGAGCCCACGGAGCAGCGAAGGAAACGAATGGTAGAAAAAGCTCCAGTCAGGAGCAAGGGCGTTGCCCACGACCCAGGAAACCGTCACCGGCAACAACCAGATGACCGAAAGAATGCACGCGACTACCCCGAACTTGCCAATGATGTAGTCCCAGCGGGTTAGGGCCTTGCTGCTGTAGATCACGATAGCCTGACTCGCTAGATCGTTGGCGATGAGCTTGTGAGCGAAAAGAGCCACCACCACCACCGAAATGAACGGACAGCTGTAGCTGAGCAAGAAGAACATGACTCGGTACAAGCCGTCGACACAGATTTCCGGATACAGCAAAGCCCAGGAGGTGATCCCGTTTAGAAACCTAGTCACCTGCGTTCCACCTACCGATTCCAGCCAAGCGATCAGTGAACTATCGGGAGCCACCAGTTGTCCGAAGAAAAAGAATACGCCGATCAAAATCAACGACTGCGCAAGAGATAGAATGAGAAAAGCCCGCATGATTCGACCGCTCAACGCCAGGCGCAAGCCATAGCGAGTGATCGAAAGGCGACGTTGCCAGACACTGACCGAACGCCCCTTCCATCGCCTGTATTCGGCATTCCACGACGCGTCCTTCACTTTGATCCTCCTTCCTCCAACGCCTGTACGAAGAGCTCGCTTAGCGCGTTAGGGCTCTCCCGAACCTCCTGCGGAGCGATGCCATTCTCATGCAGAACGCGAATCAACGGGTTGAGCGACGGCTCGCCATGAGCCACCTTGATGTTGCCATTGCTGAGCTTGCTGCAACTCCAGCCGAGCGATTCGAAGACAGCCATTGCGGTTTCGTGTTCGCGCGACAGCACCACTTCCGCCTCCGCCTTGCGCCGTTTCTTGAGCGAGTCCAAGGTATCATGAGCCACGATGCGTCCTTGAGCGATGATCACGATGCGATCGCAAATCCGGTCCACATCATGGAGCAAATGCGAGGAGAGCACCACGCTGATCCCACACTCCTGCCAAATGCGTTGGATGAGCTCCAAGATCATGCTCTGGCCCTTGGGATCCAATCCATTAGTCGGCTCATCCAAAAACACCAAATCCGGATCATGCACCAAAGCCTGGGCGATCTTGATCCTCTGCTTCATCCCAGTGGAATACGTATCCACTTTTCGGTAGCGCTCCTGCCCCATTCCCACGAAATCCAGCATTTCGTGAGCGCGCTGACGAGCCGCCTCGAACGGCATGCCGGACAACTCGCCGCAATAGGTGACGTATTCGCACCCGATCATGCCAGGGATGTGGCAGTCTTGCTCGGGAGCGTATCCGATTCGCCGCCGCGTCTCCCGACCGTGCTCGTCGATATCCTTGCCCAGTAGCGAAACCGTCCCACCGTCCTTGCTCTGTAGTTGGAGCAAACATTTGATGAAGGTCGACTTGCCTGCTCCGTTCGGTCCGAGTAACCCGATCGATCCTGCAGGAAGCGACAGGTCCACGGCGTCCAGCACCACTTGGGCGCCAAAGAGCTTACGCAACCCGCGGGTTTCGATAACAATTGATTGAGCGACAGGCATAAAGGAGGAGTTACCCGGGCAACTACACTATCCATCATAGGGAAGTTACAGCTTTTTTCGTTTTTCCCGAGCGGCGCCACCCGGCGCGAGCCGGTGACGAGGAGCCGAAACGCATCGCTTGTCACCTCTCTGTAAAAACGTTCGTTCAACGTTTCCCTCGGTTTCCCGATGCCGAATTAGCAATAGTTGCCCCCGCACGACCGTCACCCCATCGGAGCAAGACCGCTGCAAAACCACACTCACCAACCCCCTGCGCGAACACAGTTCAACTATCCATGATTCGACTAAAACAAGCCATCACCACCCTCTCTCTTTCAGCAAGCCTAGCCATCGCCTCCGGATCGCTAGCCGAACAAAGGTCGGAACCGACCCTCAAGGAAGCCCTCGAAGGAAAGTTCCTTGTGGGAGCGACGCTCAACGGATGGATGCTAAGCGACAGCGATCATCCCGCCTACGACCTGATCGAAACGCACTTTTCCAGCATCTCGCCCGCCAACTCCATGAAATGGGGACCAATGAATCCTCAACCGGGCGAATACAAGCTCGAGCAGGCCGACGCCTTCGCCGCCTATGGGGCGCAGCAGGGCCTCGACATGATCGGTCACACCTTGTTCTGGCATAGTCAAACTCCCAACTGGGTCTTCGAGGACTCCGAGGGAAATCCCCTCACGCGAGAGGCTTTGCTCGCTCGCATGCGCGAACGGGCCCGCATGATGGCAGAACGCTACGGCGATCGCATCAAAACCTGGGACGTGGTCAACGAATCCATCGAAGGCGACGGCTCGTGGCGCAAATCCAAGTTTCAGCAGATCATCGGCGACGACTTCACCGAGCAAGCCTTCAGAATTGCCATGGAGGAACTCCCGGCAGACGCAAAACTGCTCTACAACGACTACAGCATGACCGATGAAGGACGCCGCAAAGCCGTGGTGGCCATGGTTAAGGACTTTCAAGAGAAAGGCGTACGCATCGACGGCATCGGCATGCAAGGACACTGGGGGATGAGCTATCCCAGCGCCCAAGAAATCGAAAAATCCATTCTCATGTTCGCTGAAACCGGGGTGCCGGTGCACATCACGGAGCTGGATATCGACTTGCTGGGCCGCGACCACTTTTTCGGAGCCAACGTCGATATTGGAAGAATCCAGGCCAACGAAGAGAACAATCCCTACGCCGACGGCAAGCTTCCGGCGGAAGAGGAGGAACGATTCGCCGATCGCTACGCCGAAGTCTTCGCCGTCCTGCTCAAACACTCGGATAAGATCGAACGGGTGACCTTCTGGGGCGTGACCGACGAGGATTCATGGCTCAACTTCTGGCCAGTGCGCGGCAGAACAAACTTCGCTCTGCTCTTCGATCGCGACTACCAGCCCAAACCCGCATTCTATCGCATCGTGGAGCTGGCTGCCAAAACGAACTCGGAGCCGACCGCCGAGTAGCGAAAGGCGCTACGTCACCCGCATAGCATCGTATTCAGAAAAACACGCGGCGTTCTCCTGGGGTGTTTCTGAAAAAGTTGGCTTTGCCAGCCCAAATTCCGCGAGAATGCCGCGAATCAGGTAAAGCGCAGCCTCCTACGTCCGTAGGCATCTACGCAGTCCGCTCACTCTGGCGCGACTGGAACAAAAAGATGTCTAAAATGAAAACCGTAATTCGTATTACGATAGCGGCCGCATGCTTGCTGCTATCCAACCCTATCGCAAACGCCGAGACCTTCGCCCTCGCATCCGGCGAACGTATCGAAGGAGTGGTGACAACGGTCCGTAGAGGACAAGTCACCTTTCAAACCGATTCCGATCAATCGGCCACCCACGCTCTCTCCGCTCTCGATGACGCGTCCAAGGAGCAGGTCGAACGCTGGATGGAAAACAATCCCGACAAAGTCGATGTCTACGAGGCATGGGACGTGAAGCCGGTGGTGCTTCGAAGCAAGGCCGCCGTGACGCCTCCCAACCTCTGCACCCCGGGCTTCAAGGGAATCGTCAGCATGGAAGTCACGCTCGACGAACAGGGGCGCGTCATCCATTCGAACGTATCCAAATCCACGCATTCCGACCTCGATGAAGCGGCCCAGGACGCCATCAAGGATTGGCAGTTCAAGCCAGCGAAAATAGCGGGCGAACACGTCAAGGCCAAGATCGCCATCAGCTTTCAGTTCAAAGCTTAATCTCCCGTACGGGCGGCTGGTGTCCTGCTCGGTTGCCAGTCGCCCAACACCGCTTCTTTCGCAAATCGATCGAGATCCTTTTCGTCCAGACGAATGGACCATTGCACGCGTTCCTTCAACGCCTTCGGGTCGTCCACGTATTCAGCGTAGAACACAGTGCTGCCAGGATCGTCGAGTCCCCAATCTCCCCATCCAAAGGAAGCGATGGGCGCAGTGTAGTTGCAGCTTAAATACACTGTCTTCGCGTGCGGCCGCCAAGGCCGACCGAGCACCACTTCGGTCAGACCGTGACTTGCGGTTAGTCGGCATTCCTTAAATACGAGCCCGTGCTCAGCTCCAGCGGGCGTCGATGCGGCAGTGATGAAGGAATCCGCCTTGCTCATGAGCTCGCACGATTGGAAGAACGCCGTAGCCGCTCCGAAGACGTAGTCGGTCGTGCCTTCGATGTAGCAGTTTTCAAAATACTGGCGAGAACCTGAGCCGGCCACGTAGAGCGTGTCCTGGTTTCCCAAAATGCGACAATCGAAAAAGGCGCAACGATCGCCCTCCACCCGCAAGGCGATGGCTTGACCCACTGGCCCGGCGCCGTTCTCGATGGTCAGATTGCGGGCCGTGAAATCGTCGGCCAACACTTCGAGCGTAGCGGTGAAAAACGTGCTGTTGCGCCCCCGGTCGACCTGATCGAAAAACGAGTCGTTGCTGATCACGACCTTGCCCTCTCCCACCAAATTGATCTTAGGATTCCACGGATGGACCGTGACCTTCTCCGCATAGCGCCCTTGCTTGATCGTGATGGTGATTGGCAGATCCGGGAAGGACTTGCAGTCGTCGATAGCATCCTGGATCCGCTCGAAGTCACCCGAGCCGTCCGCCGCCACCACCAGCGAGGTCCGGTAGGCGGCGTGACTGGAGCTTGCCACGAAAAACACGAGGAGCAGGAGGGCGACGCGAAAACCAAGCATAGGAGG is part of the Pelagicoccus sp. SDUM812003 genome and harbors:
- a CDS encoding energy transducer TonB, coding for MKTVIRITIAAACLLLSNPIANAETFALASGERIEGVVTTVRRGQVTFQTDSDQSATHALSALDDASKEQVERWMENNPDKVDVYEAWDVKPVVLRSKAAVTPPNLCTPGFKGIVSMEVTLDEQGRVIHSNVSKSTHSDLDEAAQDAIKDWQFKPAKIAGEHVKAKIAISFQFKA
- a CDS encoding ABC transporter ATP-binding protein, with the protein product MRKLFGAQVVLDAVDLSLPAGSIGLLGPNGAGKSTFIKCLLQLQSKDGGTVSLLGKDIDEHGRETRRRIGYAPEQDCHIPGMIGCEYVTYCGELSGMPFEAARQRAHEMLDFVGMGQERYRKVDTYSTGMKQRIKIAQALVHDPDLVFLDEPTNGLDPKGQSMILELIQRIWQECGISVVLSSHLLHDVDRICDRIVIIAQGRIVAHDTLDSLKKRRKAEAEVVLSREHETAMAVFESLGWSCSKLSNGNIKVAHGEPSLNPLIRVLHENGIAPQEVRESPNALSELFVQALEEGGSK
- a CDS encoding ABC transporter permease subunit, which codes for MKDASWNAEYRRWKGRSVSVWQRRLSITRYGLRLALSGRIMRAFLILSLAQSLILIGVFFFFGQLVAPDSSLIAWLESVGGTQVTRFLNGITSWALLYPEICVDGLYRVMFFLLSYSCPFISVVVVALFAHKLIANDLASQAIVIYSSKALTRWDYIIGKFGVVACILSVIWLLPVTVSWVVGNALAPDWSFFYHSFPSLLRGLALGLVAVVTLSCFTLMVSSLAKKTGTAVVYWILGLLVLDIISDAVGLVSPVLGYIDPFDALESLSNSLYRIPDLISDAQGMLPFFPGLFAGATDNMELEELPLTNGEFLVPIIVLSLLSVASIVVVNKRIRQS
- a CDS encoding pectinesterase family protein; its protein translation is MPPMLGFRVALLLLVFFVASSSHAAYRTSLVVAADGSGDFERIQDAIDDCKSFPDLPITITIKQGRYAEKVTVHPWNPKINLVGEGKVVISNDSFFDQVDRGRNSTFFTATLEVLADDFTARNLTIENGAGPVGQAIALRVEGDRCAFFDCRILGNQDTLYVAGSGSRQYFENCYIEGTTDYVFGAATAFFQSCELMSKADSFITAASTPAGAEHGLVFKECRLTASHGLTEVVLGRPWRPHAKTVYLSCNYTAPIASFGWGDWGLDDPGSTVFYAEYVDDPKALKERVQWSIRLDEKDLDRFAKEAVLGDWQPSRTPAARTGD
- a CDS encoding endo-1,4-beta-xylanase yields the protein MIRLKQAITTLSLSASLAIASGSLAEQRSEPTLKEALEGKFLVGATLNGWMLSDSDHPAYDLIETHFSSISPANSMKWGPMNPQPGEYKLEQADAFAAYGAQQGLDMIGHTLFWHSQTPNWVFEDSEGNPLTREALLARMRERARMMAERYGDRIKTWDVVNESIEGDGSWRKSKFQQIIGDDFTEQAFRIAMEELPADAKLLYNDYSMTDEGRRKAVVAMVKDFQEKGVRIDGIGMQGHWGMSYPSAQEIEKSILMFAETGVPVHITELDIDLLGRDHFFGANVDIGRIQANEENNPYADGKLPAEEEERFADRYAEVFAVLLKHSDKIERVTFWGVTDEDSWLNFWPVRGRTNFALLFDRDYQPKPAFYRIVELAAKTNSEPTAE